Proteins from a single region of Kiritimatiellia bacterium:
- a CDS encoding PIG-L family deacetylase, whose translation MKMAVLGVGAHPDDLEISCGGTLAKYARMRHRVVMVCMTDGRYGRLHAPARMMRIREREARSAAKIIGAELVWLGHSDLGLRDDFRLRMELADLIRQVGPGVIITHAPNGLNPDHRTTSKIVCDALIPAFTRTLKLKHRACREMPVLYYMSTVGGTDFNPEEYVDISDLIRIKLKMLARHESQVEIYRRYEKRDFLEFVEAAAMVDGFRCGVKYAEGFRKLHSWMQNRPCRLLP comes from the coding sequence ATGAAAATGGCAGTGCTTGGCGTTGGCGCGCATCCGGATGATCTGGAGATATCATGCGGAGGAACATTGGCCAAATATGCCCGCATGCGGCATAGGGTCGTAATGGTCTGCATGACGGACGGGCGATACGGGAGGCTGCATGCGCCAGCCAGGATGATGCGCATAAGGGAACGCGAGGCGCGTTCCGCGGCAAAAATTATCGGGGCAGAGCTGGTCTGGTTGGGGCATTCGGACCTCGGTTTACGGGATGATTTCAGACTGAGAATGGAACTGGCGGATTTGATCAGGCAGGTCGGGCCGGGCGTGATAATTACCCATGCGCCAAACGGGCTTAATCCGGATCATCGGACAACTAGCAAGATAGTCTGTGACGCCTTGATTCCGGCGTTTACACGCACATTGAAGCTGAAACACAGGGCCTGCCGTGAAATGCCGGTATTATATTATATGAGCACGGTGGGCGGCACGGATTTTAATCCGGAAGAATATGTGGATATATCGGATCTGATAAGAATCAAATTAAAAATGCTGGCAAGGCATGAAAGCCAGGTGGAAATCTACAGGCGATATGAAAAACGCGACTTTTTGGAATTTGTGGAGGCGGCGGCCATGGTGGATGGATTCCGGTGCGGCGTGAAATATGCGGAGGGGTTCAGAAAATTACACTCCTGGATGCAAAACCGGCCATGCCGTTTGCTGCCTTAA